GGGTTGGGGACGAAGTCCCCAACCCGCCCCTTTCTTTTCACCTCCGATAGCCTTATTTTACGCCCACCATACCTTGGGCGGCGGCTCCTGTATAACCACTTGCTTGAGGAAATCAACCGCCTTCCTCAAGCCCTCGCTCACTGACATCAAGCTGTCCTCATGCTCAATTGATAGCACCCAGTCGTAGCCGACAAGCCTCAGATTGGAGACTATATCCTTCCATACATCGTAATTGTGTCCGTAGCCAACCGTGCGGAAAATCCAAGAGCGTTTGATTTCCTCCGTGTAGGGCTTCGTGTCCAAAACACCGTTTATTGAGGTATTTATCGGGTCTACTTTCGTGTCCTTAGCGTGGAAGTGATAAATGGCTCCCTTGAGCTGTCTAATCGCAGCTACTGGGTCAATGCCCTGCCAGAAGAGATGGCTTGGGTCAAAGTTGGCTCCTATTTCCTCGCCAACCGCTTCCCTCAGCTTCAGGAGCGTCTCGGGATTGTAGACGATGAAGCCGGGATGCATCTCAAGACAAATCATCTTCACTCCATGCTTCTTGGCGAAGGCTACCTCCTCTTTCCAGAAGGGAATAGCAACTTCCTCCCATTGATACTTGAGAATTTCCAGGAAATCGGGAGGCCAAGGGCAGGTCACCCAGTTGGGATATTTCGCCCCAGGATGGTCGCCCGGACAACCGGAGAAGGTTATCACTCTCTCCACGCCGAGCTTTCCCGCGAGCTCAATCGTCCTGTGCTGGTCTTCAAGGAATTTTTTAGCTATCTCCTTGTCGGGATGGATGGGGTTGCCGTGGACGGAGAGCGCGGAGATGACCAAATCCCTCTTCTCAATCGCCTTAAGAAAAGCCTTCCTCTTAGCGTCGTCCTCAAGGAGTTCCGCTGGCTTGCAGTGAGCATCGCCGGGATATCCTCCACATCCTATCTCAACTGCTTCCAAGCCGAGTTCCTTGAAGTAATCAAGCGCCTCTTCAAAAGGCTTATCGGACATCAAAACCGTAAAAATGCCTATCTTCATTTATGGCACCTCCTTTTTAAATATCTTTAAACCTCTTCAATTTTAACCCATCTTTTCTCTTGTATGGACTTCTCAACGGCGGCGAGGACTTCCTGGCATTTAACTCCATCGTAGAAGTTAGGAGTGGGCAGTTCTCCTTTGTCAATGGCGATCATTAGGTCGTATACCTGATGGACGAAGGTATGCTCGTAGCCTATTATGTGTCCTGCTGGCCACCAAGCCTTCATATAGGGATGTATGGAATCGGTGGCTAAAATCTTTCTGAAGCCCTGGATGTGAGGTGGGTCCTCACGGGAGAAGAATTCCAATTCGTTCATATTCTCAAAGCACCAGCGGATAGACCCCTTTGAGCCGTTTATCTCAAAGAAGTTGTAGTTCTTATGACCGGGGGCGAAGCGGGTGGCTTCAAAGGAGCCGAGTGCTCCGTTCTCAAAGCGGGCGAGGAAAAGCGTGGCGTCATCAACAGTTACCTCTCCCATCTCCTTACCGGCTACGGCAGCGAGGGCGCCCGTCTCGGTGGGAATAGGTCTCTGCTTGATGAAAGTCTCCCACATACCTACGACCTCTGTTATCTCGCCAACGAGATATCTGGCGAGGTCAATGAGGTGGGCGCCGAGGTCTCCCAAAGCGCCCGAGCCAGCGACCTTCTTATCCAAGCGCCAGACGAGGGGGAAGGAGGGGTCAACTATCCAGTCCTGTAGATACTGTCCACGGAAGTGATAGATTTGCCCTATGCGTCCTTCTTCAATGAGTTGCTTAGCGAGCGCCACAGCAGGGCACTTGCGATAATTGAAATTGACCATATGAATTACTCCCGCTTCCTCAACCGCCTTGAGCATAGCTCTTGCCTCCTCAATAGTGTTTGCGAGTGGTTTTTCGCAAAAGATATGCTTCTTTGCCTTAGCAGCTGCGATTGCTATCTCGGCGTGGGTATCGCCGGGAGTGCTGATATCAATGAGGTCTATATCATCCCTCTCCAAGAGCTTCTGCCAGGATGTCTCATAGCTTTCCCAGCCGTAGAGCTCCATTGCTTCCTTTACAGCTGATTCCGTTCTTCCCACGATAGCCCTCATAACGGGCTTGCAGGGGACATCGGGGAAGAAAAAGGGGACCTGTCTGTAGGCGTTGCTATGGGCTTTGCCCATAAATTTATAGCCTACGAGACCGACTCCGATCTCCTTTTTCGCCAAAGCAACATCCCTCCTTTATGTTAGTTTTAATCTATTATCAAGGAAAAGCCTAAATCAGTCAATATCAATTTTTTATAAATTAGGCTCGCCCCTTTTCTTGTTTATGCTAAAGTGAGATTGATTTGTTTGTTAATTATAAAGGGCATCGTGGGGAGTAGGCAGATGTATCTTACATACATGAAAATGACAAATAGGAGTAGTTCTGTTATAATATTTTTGTGTTGCGATTGTATCAGAGATATTTGATGAGCGAAATGGTTGTCCCATTTTTAGGAGGAGTGGGGATTTTCGCTGTTATCTTGGTGGGCAACCTGATTTTCATTCTCATCAATCCCTTAGCTCAAAGGCTTATCACCCTTTCAGATTTATGGATGCTCATCCTCTACAAACTTCCCTCCTTTTTAACTCTCTCAATCCCTCCCGCAATCCTCTTCGCCTCCTCATTAGCAGTGGCGAGATTGGGAAGGGAAGGGGAGACCACCGCTATGAGAATGGCGGGATTGTCTCTCCGAAGAATATTCCTCCCTTTCCTATACGCTGGTCTATTTGCAAGCATTTTCTCCTTTTTTCTAAATGAGGAATTGGTTCCAATAGGTAATAGGAGGGCGCAGAGAATTCTCCGGATGGTCTGGTTCGGTCAAACAACGCCTATCCCCCTTGAGAGGGTGTTCTTTCAAAGTGATAAATACACTTTCTACATAGATAGAGTGGAAAAGTTGGGGGACGAAGTGAGGCTTTATAACATATTAGTGATGGAAAGGCAGGGAAAGCGGTTTCCCAATCTTTATACCGCGTCCTGGGGGGAATGCGGACGAGATAGCAATGTATGGAACCTTTACGATGGCATTCTCCATCAGCTGGATGACAAGGGATATGTAAGGCAGGAGGTGAAGTTTGACAATGCGGAGCTTTCCCTTGAACGACCTTTCCAGGACATCTGGCTAACCCATAAAACGCCTGAGGAGATGAGCGCAAGGGAGCTATTGAAGGAGATAAAGACTTGGAAGAAAAGCGGGGTAAGGGGGGTAGGGAATATGCTGATGGAATATCATTGTAAATTTGCCATTCCTTTTGCTTGCCTGATTTTAGCCTTAATAGCACCTCCATTCTCCCATCGCTATGCAAGGAAGGGAGGAAGTATGGGGGGTTTTTTGATTGCTATTTTGCTCTTTTTCATTTACTATAATGCATACCTGCTTTTCAGGATGTTGGGTGCAAATCATCTTTTGCCTCCATTCTTAGCTGCTTGGGCGCCAAATATCATATTCGGCGCCTTTGGTTTATATCTGTATTTCAAAGAATGAAAAGGAGGAGAAAATTTTGACCAAGAGGAGAATATCTCTTCTTTTCGCGTTATCTCTTTTAATCCTCTCGGGATGTGGGGACCTATTGGATTGGCTTGGATTTGACCATCGGACAGGAAGCACTCCGAGCGGGGATAGAATGTGGACTGTTATGGTCTATATAGCGTCGGATAACAATATGGGGAGTATCGCTGCTTATAATATCAACCAGATGGAGAGCGTGGGCTCAAGCTCAAATATCGCCATCCTGGTGCAATGGGATACGGGAAAAGGATGCAAGAGATATTACATCCAAAGAGATAACGACCGTGAAATGATAAATTCGCCTGTCGTGCAAAGTTTGCCCGACCAGAATACCGGCGACCCTGATGTTTTAGCCAATTTCATAAAATGGGCGGTGGCGAATTATCCAGCTAAACATTATTGTCTGATTCTTTGGAATCACGGCTCAGGGTGGAAGCCAGCAGCGCGGAGGATTCAGCCGAGGGCAATCTGTTTTGATGATTCAAGCAATGACGCTTTGGATACTGATGAACTGAGGATTGCTTTGGAGAAGGCGGGCGTTAAGATAGACCTCTTGGGGATGGATGCCTGCCTTATGCAGATGGTGGAGGTTGCAACCGAGGTCAATGATTGGGTGAATTATGTATGCGCCTCCCAAGAAGATGAGCCGTGGGATGGTTGGGCTTACGACGCCTTCTTGTCTTCCCTTCGGGCAACTCCTTCTATGGACGCGACCCAATTAGGTCAAGCTATCGTTGACGCTTATATAAACTACTACAAAAATTCCAACTGGGAAGTAACTCTATCATTGGTCTCAACCTCCTCTCTAATGGATTTCGCCTCCACTATAAGCTCTTTGGGGAATAAGCTCGCCTCTTTGTATCCATCAGGTTCCATTGATTCAGCAATTCAATCAGCTCAACGCTTCTCCGATGACGATTATAGGGATGTTTTCCATTTCGCTCAGCTCGTAAAGGAGAAGGTTAGTGGGGCAAGTGGGGAAGCAGAAGCGGTGTTGAATCTTAAAAGTAAAGTGGTTATTTACAATGGTCAGCTGAACAAATCAAACGCACAGGGACTATCAATTTATCTTCCCCAAAAATCCTTCCTTAATTACCAGAATTCCTATAGCTCGCTACTTTTTGGAAAGATGGCAGACGGATGGATTAATTTCCTCAAAAAGTTGAATGGACTATAAAGGAGGGATGAAATTGAAGAAGGCGGGAATCATTTTCGTCTTTCTTCTCCCCGTTCTTTGTTTTGGGGAGGAAAAGACTTATCTCAGGCGAGTGGGAGCCGATTTATATCTTGGGGAGAAACCCTTTCGCATAGTTGCGGTGAACAAATTTGACCTCTTCCTCCGTTTCCTATCCGGTGGCGAGGATAAACAGCAGGCTGTAAGGGCGATTGAGGAATGCGCTAAGCAAGGATTTAAGGTCATTCGCTTCTCAGGGGTTGGTTATTATCCAAGGGATATGCGTCATTGGGCAAGAGAGAACATTTACTGGAAGGCTTTTGATGAGCTGGTTGATACCGCTAAGAAGAATGGTGTCTACCTGATACCGACATTGAATTGGAACATCTTTCTCTTCCCCGATATGGCGGGCGAATGCGTTCAGGATATGCTGAATAATCCCGATTCTCGCTCCCGCCAGTATCTCTGGCTTTACACTTATCAAATCGTCTCACGCTACAAGGATGAGCCGACGATTCTCTTTTGGGAGCTTACGAACGAGATGAACCTTTTAGCCGACCTCGCTTTTATGAATCCCTACGGCTTTTCAAGTGGAAATTGGATTGAGCTTGGCACCTCCTATATGCGTCTAAGGAGGGACCATTTCACAACGGATGAGATGATTCCATTCATCAAGGAATGGGCAAGCTTCATTAAGAGCCTTGATAAGAACCATTTGATTGGGAGCGGTTTCAGCATTCCGAGACCCGCTGCCCAGCATCTTCGTTTGGCAAAGGGAAAGGGGGATTGGACTGAGGATAGCGTAGAGGAGTTCGAGACCTACTTGAGGGATGTCCATCCCGACCCTGTGGATATCATAAGCATTCACTTCTATCCTCGCGATGGCAATCTTCGCTTCGGCAATAAGGACGAGAATTCGGCGAAGGTTTTGGAGACAATAAAGAGGGTAGCGGATAGGATTGGCAAGCCGATTTATATAGGGGAAACGGGAGATGACTACGAGAAGAATCCCGATTCCCTTTTCTTGAAAAATGTTTTTGATGAGGTAGTTAAACTTAATATCCCCATCACCCTCATTTGGAACTGGATGAGCCCAAATGACGCATACGATGTTAACCCCGAGCGCACGCCAAATATAGTTTCGCTCATGAAGAGAGCCAACGAATTGTTTGAGAAATCAAAGTAACTTCGGGAAGAACCCTTCAATCGGGCAGAAGCTCAATCTCGCTCACCTGCGCTGCGTCTTTCCATATATCGCTTGCGGATTTATAAATCATTAATCTGAAATGCTTTATTAGGACAGGCTTTTCCAACTTATATTCAAATTTCCTCTTGTTTCCATATCCCTTAACGGAGAAAATCGTTTTCCATTCCTTTCCATCAAGGCTGACCTCTCCATCAAAATCGACTGGATGTCCTTTTGGGTCAGCGAAGTAGATTATCACTCTTCCTAATTCGTGTTCCTTTGGAAGATGGAGGGCTACCCAATGAGGGTGGGGAGTTAAGGCGGAATGCCATCTTTTCCCTTCAAAATCGTTCTCTCCCGCTATTATCCCATCGTTGACTTTGTTCGTGCATCCCCTTTCCCAGTCCAATTCTGAATCGGAAGTGGCAGTTACTCCATATCTCGCCAAGGCGAAATCATCCTTATTCACGGAAATCCTTGCAACGAAGGCGAGCGGGAATTCCCCCAGCAACTCTCCTTTTAGAGAGAGAACCGAGATTTTTCCCCTTATCTCCTCCTTCTTTATCTCCTCGGCTCTTAAGCTGAGCCTGAGCTCAGCGGGAAGCTGGACGAAAAGAGAACTCGGCGTTACCCTCACTCCATCTTCCACTTCAAAAATCACTTTTACCTTTTCTTTTCCTCCCGATATGCTTCTAAGCGCCAGCGTTATGTTCTTATCCTTCTCTACTTCAAGCCGGGGTTCCCCCTTATAATCTATCGTCGCTTGTAGCTTATGAGAAGATAAATCAATCTTATATGGCGAACGGCTCCAGAGAGTCTTTATCTCTTTATCGTCAACCAACTTCCATTCCTTGAGGGCTTTGAGATTTGAGGGTGATGAGGATATCTCCACCGGGGCATTGTAATATTTGAGGGAGATTTTCGCCATCTTCACGACTCTTTCCGTCAGTTCCCTTATCGTTTTAGGGGGTGTGAAACCGCCAATCGCCACATTTGCGATGTTCTCGCTTATCGGCTCTCTCCATTCCCTTGGTATTCCCTTAGTTCCCCTGAGGATTCCCAATAGAGCCCCCAAAGTAGCGCCAGTGCAATCCGTATCATCACCGCAATTCACCGCAATGCATATTGATTTGCCGAAATCTCCCTCCCCGTAAAGCCATCCCAAGATGACGAAGGCTACATTCTGGGGAGCCATAAACCATCCTGTTTTCCTTGATGCCTCAACGACCCTTTCCCTTGCGGTTCTCCAATCCAGCCCTTCCCTCCACGCCCTTATGGCTGTCCTCACGCTCTCGGCGACGCCACAATTCTTGGGAATATAGCTGAGGGAAATTCTTAGAAGCTCATCCCTATCGCTAATCACGAAAGCGGCGCTTTCCAAAACCGCCATAAAGACCTCCGCATAGGTTCCCTCGGCGACGCCGTGGTCAACGCAGGCGTCCTCAAAAGCATATTTCGCGGCGAGGGAGGGAACGCCTGGGAATAGGCAAGCCCAAATTTCCGAGCGAATCCAAGCGCCATTGCTATCGCGCCAGGGGTTGTTGAAATGACCGCTCAGGGGAGGCAAAACCCCTTTTCTTATATTCTTCTTCCCGATTCCATATTCGTTCCAATCAACGACTACATATTTAAGCCAGTATTGGGCGAGTGTATGGGCATTGATGTTTGGTCCGTTCTCCTCCAAAGCCTTGAGCCAGAGCAATTGGAGGTCCAAATCGTCGTTGGGAACGGGTTCCTTTGGGACTGGTTCGTAAAAGGTTAGATTGTGCATTTCCCTTTGTCCCTCAAATGGCATACCGAGGGTCCCGCCAATCGCTTTCCCCAGCCAGCAGGCGTAGACTTTGTCATAGAACTCGTTCTCGTTAAGGATTATCTTGCTTTTCTCTTTGCCCTCAACCTGCAACAAAGCAAGCGATAAGATGAGAAAGAATGGGAATTTTCTCATTAATCTCACCTCCGATTGATGTTAAAATTTTAAAAACAAACGAGAAAGGAAGGCAATAAGATGAAAAGGATTTGCATCATAGGAGGAACAGGTCATATCGGAAAGAATTTAACGGAAATGCTTGTTGACGAGGGCTATGAAGTCTTCGTCCTCGCCCGTGGCGAACAGCCCATTCCCTCTAAACCCCAATGGGAGAGGGTCAAATTCATTAGGAAGTTTTACGATGAGAATCTTAAAGATTGGGAGGAAATCTTCAAATCCATTCAG
This sequence is a window from bacterium. Protein-coding genes within it:
- a CDS encoding sugar phosphate isomerase/epimerase, giving the protein MKIGIFTVLMSDKPFEEALDYFKELGLEAVEIGCGGYPGDAHCKPAELLEDDAKRKAFLKAIEKRDLVISALSVHGNPIHPDKEIAKKFLEDQHRTIELAGKLGVERVITFSGCPGDHPGAKYPNWVTCPWPPDFLEILKYQWEEVAIPFWKEEVAFAKKHGVKMICLEMHPGFIVYNPETLLKLREAVGEEIGANFDPSHLFWQGIDPVAAIRQLKGAIYHFHAKDTKVDPINTSINGVLDTKPYTEEIKRSWIFRTVGYGHNYDVWKDIVSNLRLVGYDWVLSIEHEDSLMSVSEGLRKAVDFLKQVVIQEPPPKVWWA
- a CDS encoding Gfo/Idh/MocA family oxidoreductase; translated protein: MGKAHSNAYRQVPFFFPDVPCKPVMRAIVGRTESAVKEAMELYGWESYETSWQKLLERDDIDLIDISTPGDTHAEIAIAAAKAKKHIFCEKPLANTIEEARAMLKAVEEAGVIHMVNFNYRKCPAVALAKQLIEEGRIGQIYHFRGQYLQDWIVDPSFPLVWRLDKKVAGSGALGDLGAHLIDLARYLVGEITEVVGMWETFIKQRPIPTETGALAAVAGKEMGEVTVDDATLFLARFENGALGSFEATRFAPGHKNYNFFEINGSKGSIRWCFENMNELEFFSREDPPHIQGFRKILATDSIHPYMKAWWPAGHIIGYEHTFVHQVYDLMIAIDKGELPTPNFYDGVKCQEVLAAVEKSIQEKRWVKIEEV
- a CDS encoding LptF/LptG family permease translates to MRLYQRYLMSEMVVPFLGGVGIFAVILVGNLIFILINPLAQRLITLSDLWMLILYKLPSFLTLSIPPAILFASSLAVARLGREGETTAMRMAGLSLRRIFLPFLYAGLFASIFSFFLNEELVPIGNRRAQRILRMVWFGQTTPIPLERVFFQSDKYTFYIDRVEKLGDEVRLYNILVMERQGKRFPNLYTASWGECGRDSNVWNLYDGILHQLDDKGYVRQEVKFDNAELSLERPFQDIWLTHKTPEEMSARELLKEIKTWKKSGVRGVGNMLMEYHCKFAIPFACLILALIAPPFSHRYARKGGSMGGFLIAILLFFIYYNAYLLFRMLGANHLLPPFLAAWAPNIIFGAFGLYLYFKE
- a CDS encoding cellulase family glycosylhydrolase yields the protein MKLKKAGIIFVFLLPVLCFGEEKTYLRRVGADLYLGEKPFRIVAVNKFDLFLRFLSGGEDKQQAVRAIEECAKQGFKVIRFSGVGYYPRDMRHWARENIYWKAFDELVDTAKKNGVYLIPTLNWNIFLFPDMAGECVQDMLNNPDSRSRQYLWLYTYQIVSRYKDEPTILFWELTNEMNLLADLAFMNPYGFSSGNWIELGTSYMRLRRDHFTTDEMIPFIKEWASFIKSLDKNHLIGSGFSIPRPAAQHLRLAKGKGDWTEDSVEEFETYLRDVHPDPVDIISIHFYPRDGNLRFGNKDENSAKVLETIKRVADRIGKPIYIGETGDDYEKNPDSLFLKNVFDEVVKLNIPITLIWNWMSPNDAYDVNPERTPNIVSLMKRANELFEKSK
- a CDS encoding ADP-ribosylglycohydrolase family protein yields the protein MRKFPFFLILSLALLQVEGKEKSKIILNENEFYDKVYACWLGKAIGGTLGMPFEGQREMHNLTFYEPVPKEPVPNDDLDLQLLWLKALEENGPNINAHTLAQYWLKYVVVDWNEYGIGKKNIRKGVLPPLSGHFNNPWRDSNGAWIRSEIWACLFPGVPSLAAKYAFEDACVDHGVAEGTYAEVFMAVLESAAFVISDRDELLRISLSYIPKNCGVAESVRTAIRAWREGLDWRTARERVVEASRKTGWFMAPQNVAFVILGWLYGEGDFGKSICIAVNCGDDTDCTGATLGALLGILRGTKGIPREWREPISENIANVAIGGFTPPKTIRELTERVVKMAKISLKYYNAPVEISSSPSNLKALKEWKLVDDKEIKTLWSRSPYKIDLSSHKLQATIDYKGEPRLEVEKDKNITLALRSISGGKEKVKVIFEVEDGVRVTPSSLFVQLPAELRLSLRAEEIKKEEIRGKISVLSLKGELLGEFPLAFVARISVNKDDFALARYGVTATSDSELDWERGCTNKVNDGIIAGENDFEGKRWHSALTPHPHWVALHLPKEHELGRVIIYFADPKGHPVDFDGEVSLDGKEWKTIFSVKGYGNKRKFEYKLEKPVLIKHFRLMIYKSASDIWKDAAQVSEIELLPD